A single genomic interval of Solimonas sp. K1W22B-7 harbors:
- a CDS encoding DUF6670 family protein, with amino-acid sequence MSRLAKLRSGLGRRGWELFLQRAYPLADATGAEEGQPFPAGYAMPPHVSSKRYGWTHYGVMIPDLPAPHRFFSIMGIVGTPGALAFDNDHALKDTPRRNATVVSGTAATHPAHFGSYSIDRDCEMLEDGSLVRFGKEVEIGGGYPEYRVRAEYAGFRLDLEIRNTDKVSWFMKTPVYDHFSLLSQYRGQLRWRGKTSEVAGLCTFEYAACFSPYQLRDKPLAPALKLPLDFFTYQIINLDRHTQLLLTRVTMGGATAVSRLYVRSLDGYGVRHDATLQVLEYREEPGIAPDGRRMRLPRRFTWDVSGDDGVPRLRIDCEVDTPFTYGLGSGYVGGYRYAGEYEGRPVSGRGYVEYIDRTDG; translated from the coding sequence ATGTCCCGCCTTGCAAAACTGCGCTCCGGCCTGGGCCGCCGCGGCTGGGAGCTGTTCCTGCAGCGTGCCTACCCGCTGGCGGATGCTACCGGCGCCGAGGAAGGGCAGCCCTTCCCCGCCGGGTACGCCATGCCGCCGCATGTGAGCTCGAAGCGCTACGGCTGGACGCACTACGGCGTGATGATCCCGGACCTGCCGGCGCCACACCGCTTCTTCTCGATCATGGGCATCGTCGGCACGCCGGGAGCCCTGGCCTTCGACAACGACCATGCGCTGAAGGACACGCCGCGCCGCAACGCCACCGTGGTCAGCGGCACGGCGGCGACGCATCCCGCACATTTCGGCAGCTACTCTATCGACCGCGACTGCGAGATGCTCGAGGACGGCAGCCTGGTGCGCTTCGGCAAGGAGGTGGAGATCGGTGGCGGCTACCCGGAGTATCGCGTGCGCGCCGAGTACGCCGGCTTCCGCCTGGACCTGGAGATCCGCAACACCGACAAGGTCTCCTGGTTCATGAAGACGCCGGTCTACGACCACTTCAGCCTGCTGTCGCAGTATCGCGGCCAGCTGCGCTGGCGCGGCAAGACCAGCGAGGTGGCGGGCCTCTGCACCTTCGAGTACGCCGCCTGCTTCAGCCCCTACCAACTGCGCGACAAGCCGCTGGCACCGGCGCTGAAGCTGCCACTGGATTTCTTCACCTACCAGATCATCAACCTGGACCGGCATACCCAGCTGCTGCTGACCAGGGTCACCATGGGCGGCGCGACCGCGGTGAGCCGGCTCTACGTGCGCTCGCTGGACGGCTATGGCGTACGCCACGATGCGACGCTGCAGGTGCTGGAGTACCGCGAGGAGCCCGGCATCGCGCCGGATGGCCGGCGGATGCGCCTGCCCCGCCGGTTCACCTGGGATGTGTCGGGCGATGACGGCGTGCCGCGGCTGCGCATCGACTGCGAGGTCGATACGCCCTTCACCTACGGCCTGGGCAGCGGCTATGTCGGCGGCTACCGCTATGCGGGCGAGTACGAGGGCCGGCCGGTGTCGGGGCGGGGGTATGTCGAGTACATCGACCGGACCGACGGCTAG
- a CDS encoding MBL fold metallo-hydrolase — MKKGRVLGGLGALAVALLALGLSFRAATLDTAGGEPGPKLPTPMRTEGVSLHAIKAGRMGSTAAMAYRGGGFADARVFGMGAILVHHPLGCLIFDTGFGKDVDQHVKTTPLLMRLTSSYDKEPTVAEQVAAAGIGKDDLLGIVLTHAHWDHVSGIPDLPGVPVLVNLEELQYIRGGDASTKLARSFHDVSYRQYRYNGGPYAGFERSLDLFNDGSVVLVPAGGHTPGSVIAFINTSEGGRYALVGDLVWQKEGVDLPAERPWVSRMLVDADPARVRHLLVQLHRLQQTNPELVIVPAHDRRVWDRLPPLTSVK; from the coding sequence ATGAAGAAGGGAAGGGTGTTGGGCGGGCTGGGAGCCCTGGCGGTGGCATTGCTGGCGCTGGGCCTGAGCTTCCGTGCTGCGACGCTGGACACGGCGGGCGGCGAGCCGGGGCCGAAGCTGCCCACGCCGATGCGCACCGAGGGCGTCAGCCTGCATGCGATCAAGGCCGGCCGCATGGGCTCCACCGCGGCCATGGCCTATCGCGGCGGCGGCTTCGCCGATGCGCGGGTCTTCGGCATGGGGGCGATCCTGGTCCACCATCCGCTGGGCTGCCTGATCTTCGACACCGGCTTCGGCAAGGACGTGGACCAGCACGTCAAGACCACCCCTCTGCTGATGCGCCTGACCTCCAGTTACGACAAGGAACCGACCGTCGCCGAGCAGGTGGCCGCCGCCGGCATCGGCAAGGACGACCTGCTGGGCATCGTGCTGACGCATGCGCATTGGGACCACGTCAGCGGCATCCCCGACCTGCCGGGCGTGCCGGTGCTGGTCAACCTGGAAGAGCTGCAGTACATCCGCGGCGGCGATGCCTCGACGAAACTCGCGCGCAGCTTCCACGACGTCTCCTACCGCCAGTACCGCTACAACGGTGGCCCCTACGCCGGCTTCGAGCGCAGCCTGGACCTGTTCAACGACGGCAGCGTCGTACTGGTGCCGGCCGGCGGTCACACGCCGGGCTCGGTGATCGCCTTCATCAACACCAGCGAGGGCGGGCGCTACGCGCTGGTGGGCGATCTGGTGTGGCAGAAGGAGGGCGTGGACCTGCCGGCCGAGCGGCCCTGGGTTTCGCGCATGCTGGTGGATGCCGACCCGGCTCGCGTGCGCCACCTGCTGGTGCAGTTGCACCGCCTGCAACAGACCAACCCGGAGCTGGTGATCGTGCCTGCGCATGATCGCCGTGTGTGGGACCGGCTGCCGCCCCTGACCTCGGTCAAGTAG
- a CDS encoding TetR/AcrR family transcriptional regulator: MPSITRRARARSSETQAGVVEALVGAMERLIAGGQSFTALSVEQLAREAGIARSTFYLHFSDKGQLVHRLLQEITREMSTAAGTWFAQPELTRREDLHTAIRSIVEVYERHHAVMTAVVETAAYDPEVAQLFHQMMDSLVMESRRSLRRIQQNGKAHPDATPEVADVLTWMLECACHQLLKGRKPAQRERLAETLTHIAWTAMFAPGKG; this comes from the coding sequence ATGCCATCGATTACCCGCCGCGCCCGCGCACGCAGCAGCGAGACCCAGGCGGGTGTCGTGGAGGCGCTGGTGGGAGCGATGGAGCGGCTGATCGCGGGGGGCCAGAGCTTCACCGCACTGAGCGTGGAACAGCTGGCGAGGGAAGCCGGTATCGCGCGCTCGACCTTCTACCTGCACTTCAGCGACAAGGGGCAGCTGGTGCATCGCCTGTTGCAGGAGATCACGCGGGAGATGAGCACGGCGGCGGGTACCTGGTTCGCGCAGCCGGAGCTGACGCGGCGCGAGGACCTGCATACGGCAATCCGCAGCATCGTCGAGGTCTACGAGCGCCACCACGCGGTGATGACGGCGGTGGTGGAAACCGCCGCCTATGACCCGGAAGTGGCGCAGCTGTTCCACCAGATGATGGACAGCCTGGTGATGGAGAGCCGCCGTTCGCTGCGCCGCATCCAGCAGAACGGCAAGGCGCACCCGGACGCGACGCCCGAGGTGGCCGACGTGCTGACCTGGATGCTGGAATGCGCCTGCCACCAGCTGCTCAAGGGCCGCAAGCCGGCGCAGCGCGAACGCCTGGCCGAGACGCTGACGCACATCGCCTGGACCGCGATGTTCGCGCCCGGCAAGGGCTGA
- a CDS encoding ABC transporter permease: MRFNRYGVWAIYRFELARFARTLWQSLITPVITTSLYFIVFGAAIGSRMSEVNGVPYGAFIVPGLVMLSLFTESIFNASFGIYFPKFTGTIYELLSAPVSPAEIVLAYVGAAATKSILIGSVIMITANFFVPIQILHPFWMLAFLLLTATTFSLFGFIIGVWAKGFEQLQVIPMLVVTPLTFLGGAFYSIDMLPGAWRTFSLFNPIVYLVSGFRWSFYGTSDVPVGISLLATLGFFSFCLLVVAWIFRTGYRLKN, encoded by the coding sequence ATGAGGTTCAACCGCTACGGCGTCTGGGCGATCTACCGCTTCGAGCTGGCGCGCTTCGCGCGCACCCTGTGGCAGAGCCTGATCACGCCGGTGATCACCACCTCGCTATACTTCATCGTGTTCGGCGCCGCCATCGGCTCGCGCATGAGCGAGGTCAACGGCGTGCCCTACGGTGCCTTCATCGTGCCCGGCCTGGTGATGCTGTCGCTGTTCACCGAGAGCATCTTCAACGCCTCCTTCGGCATCTACTTCCCGAAGTTCACCGGCACCATCTACGAGCTGCTGTCGGCACCGGTGTCGCCGGCGGAGATCGTGCTGGCCTATGTCGGCGCGGCGGCGACCAAGTCGATCCTGATCGGCAGCGTGATCATGATCACCGCCAATTTCTTCGTGCCGATCCAGATCCTGCATCCGTTCTGGATGCTGGCCTTCCTGCTGCTGACCGCCACCACCTTCAGCCTGTTCGGCTTCATCATCGGCGTCTGGGCCAAGGGCTTCGAGCAGCTGCAGGTGATCCCGATGCTGGTGGTGACGCCGCTGACCTTCCTGGGCGGCGCGTTCTACAGCATCGACATGCTGCCCGGTGCCTGGCGTACGTTCAGCCTGTTCAATCCGATCGTGTACCTGGTCAGTGGCTTCCGCTGGAGTTTCTACGGCACCTCCGACGTGCCTGTGGGCATCAGCCTGCTGGCGACGCTGGGCTTCTTCAGCTTCTGCCTGCTGGTGGTGGCGTGGATCTTCCGGACGGGGTATCGGTTGAAGAACTGA
- a CDS encoding metal-dependent hydrolase, whose product MAVTEITAQLGRSDKPAKSASNTQGRLVPRKVQFDWSETPLDWIPGHPFASAFINEINLILPAGEFWFCRLYNKALPYVTDPKLRDDIQMFMRQEAMHARAHAGAIEGYLKQHGIETERNTRIMDYLFETMLADQPFGRKLPKLLEKQWLLFRLGIIAAIEHMTCVLGKYALENKHWDEVGADPVLLDLVRWHGAEEVEHRSVAFDLYQHLGGNYPSRYYLACIATPAVFGIWVDGAANILKQDPRFAAKKPSVWRPWIWLEWARTARTGQLPSPLWLIFLKQLPFFSPWYDPVKEASTEQALAYLNSSPAAARVAA is encoded by the coding sequence ATGGCCGTTACCGAAATCACCGCCCAGCTGGGCCGATCCGACAAGCCGGCGAAGTCCGCGTCCAACACGCAGGGGCGCCTGGTGCCGCGCAAGGTGCAGTTCGACTGGTCTGAGACCCCGCTGGACTGGATTCCCGGGCATCCCTTCGCCAGCGCCTTCATCAACGAGATCAACCTGATCCTGCCGGCCGGCGAGTTCTGGTTCTGCCGGCTCTACAACAAGGCATTGCCCTACGTCACCGACCCCAAGCTGCGCGACGACATCCAGATGTTCATGCGCCAGGAGGCGATGCACGCGCGTGCGCATGCCGGCGCCATCGAGGGCTACCTCAAGCAGCATGGCATCGAAACCGAGCGCAACACGCGCATCATGGACTACCTGTTCGAGACGATGCTGGCCGACCAGCCCTTCGGCCGCAAGCTGCCGAAGCTGCTCGAAAAGCAGTGGCTGCTGTTCCGGCTCGGCATCATCGCCGCGATCGAGCACATGACCTGCGTGCTCGGAAAGTACGCGCTGGAGAACAAGCATTGGGATGAGGTGGGCGCCGATCCGGTGCTGCTGGACCTGGTGCGCTGGCACGGTGCCGAGGAAGTGGAACACCGCAGTGTCGCTTTCGATCTCTACCAGCACCTGGGCGGCAACTATCCCTCGCGCTACTACCTGGCCTGCATCGCCACGCCGGCGGTGTTCGGCATCTGGGTCGACGGCGCGGCCAACATCCTCAAGCAGGATCCGCGCTTCGCCGCCAAGAAGCCCTCGGTGTGGCGGCCCTGGATCTGGCTGGAATGGGCGCGCACGGCCAGGACCGGGCAACTGCCGAGCCCGCTGTGGCTGATCTTCCTCAAGCAGCTGCCGTTCTTCAGCCCCTGGTACGACCCGGTGAAGGAAGCTTCGACCGAGCAGGCGCTGGCTTACCTGAATTCCTCGCCGGCGGCGGCGCGCGTCGCCGCCTGA
- a CDS encoding linalool dehydratase/isomerase domain-containing protein produces MTQPSASPAPLALIPPRPALDGPLTAALLRRSLVGYLLLAAAGLVLALSGLPALQAFGLGLVLPGGGFAAGFVSPLSVLAQAGLILLTLLLFLLALFAWFGSGNILAPVVVWLGSAAAAAALAPAQPWAGAPLLLLAVLGGLGIGGWQGRRAQLAEQTANRERRNTRLAALATRIETVDAPAPVAELGEDALGYLRYVLDRSLQPVERYDGIDWVDQFQFGALRYALCGMGYVLGGVQHGSLPAFRGYLTQAQRNLHQKMLDRRNWKYWVLENAWGNLSLDPDPIARDNIMYSGWFGAMLGEYIANTGDLAYGEQPLLWQHPDGRQWRYSFRDIAAILHRNFRSSDFTLFPCEPNWIYPMCNNFGAATLAIHDRVYGTRWWAEIEPAYRRHFDSEFVTLDGRVLAIRSTRTGLTIGALTSVMADCVTAHYLHGLLPDIARRSWEIARMDFIRVAGQDVELVTRGWDAMDTGSYKRSMITTYGQVGAAAAEMGDEEVAQLLRERVRREFRHVREDGVTRLEGVSTQAHAVLLALYAQGRGRSRSLITQGAPAATLQGPLLLEAPYPEVLVAYADSDGAALELVLRPGRAAARGQTQTLTLGQLRPGAAYRCEGALQPQFHADGQGRATLQVRLEGRLQLRVTPQA; encoded by the coding sequence ATGACCCAACCCTCGGCATCCCCGGCGCCGCTGGCGCTGATCCCGCCGCGCCCCGCGCTGGACGGGCCGCTCACCGCCGCCTTGCTGCGCCGCAGCCTCGTCGGCTACCTGCTGCTGGCGGCGGCGGGCCTGGTGCTGGCCTTGTCCGGTCTTCCCGCGCTGCAGGCTTTCGGCCTGGGCCTGGTCCTGCCGGGCGGCGGCTTCGCTGCCGGCTTCGTCTCGCCGCTGTCGGTGCTGGCGCAGGCCGGGCTGATCCTGCTGACCCTGCTGCTGTTCCTGCTGGCGCTGTTCGCCTGGTTCGGCAGCGGCAACATCCTGGCGCCGGTCGTCGTGTGGCTGGGCAGTGCCGCTGCCGCCGCCGCGCTGGCGCCGGCACAGCCCTGGGCCGGCGCGCCGCTGCTGCTGTTGGCCGTGCTTGGCGGCCTCGGTATCGGCGGCTGGCAGGGACGCCGCGCGCAGCTGGCGGAGCAGACCGCCAACCGCGAGCGTCGCAACACGCGGCTCGCCGCGCTGGCCACGCGCATCGAAACCGTGGACGCCCCCGCGCCGGTCGCCGAGTTGGGCGAGGACGCCCTGGGCTACCTGCGCTACGTGCTGGACCGCTCGCTGCAGCCGGTGGAGCGCTACGACGGCATCGATTGGGTCGACCAGTTCCAGTTCGGCGCACTGCGCTACGCGCTCTGCGGCATGGGCTATGTCCTGGGCGGCGTGCAGCATGGCAGCCTGCCGGCCTTCCGCGGCTACCTGACGCAGGCGCAGCGCAACCTGCACCAGAAGATGCTGGACCGGCGCAACTGGAAGTACTGGGTGCTGGAGAACGCCTGGGGCAATCTCAGCCTCGATCCGGACCCCATCGCCCGCGACAACATCATGTACTCCGGCTGGTTCGGCGCCATGCTGGGCGAATACATCGCCAACACCGGCGACCTTGCCTACGGCGAGCAGCCGCTGCTGTGGCAGCACCCTGACGGCCGCCAGTGGCGTTACAGCTTCCGTGATATCGCCGCGATCCTGCACCGCAACTTTCGCAGCAGCGACTTCACGCTGTTCCCCTGCGAGCCGAACTGGATCTACCCGATGTGCAACAACTTCGGGGCCGCCACGCTGGCGATCCACGACCGCGTCTACGGCACGCGCTGGTGGGCCGAGATCGAACCCGCGTACCGCCGGCACTTCGACAGCGAATTCGTCACCCTGGATGGCCGCGTGCTGGCGATCCGCTCCACGCGCACCGGCCTGACCATCGGGGCACTGACCTCGGTGATGGCCGACTGCGTCACCGCGCACTACCTGCATGGCCTGTTGCCGGACATCGCGCGCCGCTCCTGGGAGATCGCGCGCATGGACTTCATCCGCGTCGCCGGCCAGGACGTGGAGCTGGTGACGCGCGGCTGGGACGCGATGGACACCGGCAGCTACAAGCGCTCCATGATCACCACCTACGGCCAGGTCGGTGCCGCCGCCGCCGAGATGGGCGACGAGGAAGTGGCGCAGCTGCTGCGCGAGCGCGTGCGCCGCGAATTCCGCCATGTCCGCGAAGACGGCGTCACGCGACTGGAAGGCGTCTCCACGCAGGCCCATGCGGTACTGCTGGCGTTGTACGCCCAGGGGCGTGGCCGCAGCCGCAGCCTGATCACGCAGGGCGCTCCCGCCGCCACGCTGCAGGGTCCGCTGTTGCTGGAAGCGCCGTACCCCGAGGTGCTGGTGGCCTATGCCGACAGCGACGGCGCCGCGCTGGAGCTGGTGCTGCGTCCCGGCCGGGCCGCCGCACGTGGCCAGACGCAGACGCTGACACTGGGCCAGCTGCGCCCCGGCGCCGCCTATCGCTGCGAGGGCGCACTGCAGCCGCAGTTCCATGCGGACGGGCAGGGGCGCGCGACGCTGCAGGTCCGGCTCGAAGGCCGCCTGCAACTGCGTGTGACTCCGCAGGCCTGA
- a CDS encoding M24 family metallopeptidase — MSEAWIPSAGELAGFRRAQKLAYDCAEAISADMKPGMTERYVAGRMKEYLLDHGADDCFHEPFAWFGDRTAFRGLIAVKQLGGFNPAFYPGLRRLEENMPFILDCAPTVQGCTADIGYCGVVGHNAILDRLMDDLIEYRALILEKAKARRPLSEISRAVDALCAKHGYDPRHKAYPFETLAHRIEKLKDDGKKSHLKIANFGVRNVSELLRDRIRGAREGWNPIWNSSEASNHVPTPGLWAVEPHLGFRDVGAKWEELLVVTGDDAFWLDDDVPHVRRWIERGLWKQAA, encoded by the coding sequence ATGAGCGAAGCATGGATTCCGTCGGCCGGGGAACTGGCCGGGTTCCGCCGGGCGCAGAAGCTGGCCTATGACTGCGCCGAGGCCATTTCCGCCGACATGAAGCCGGGCATGACCGAGCGCTACGTCGCCGGCCGGATGAAGGAATACCTGCTCGACCACGGTGCCGACGATTGTTTCCACGAGCCCTTCGCCTGGTTCGGCGACCGCACCGCCTTCCGTGGACTGATCGCGGTCAAGCAACTGGGCGGCTTCAATCCGGCGTTCTATCCCGGCCTGCGTCGCCTGGAAGAGAACATGCCCTTCATCCTCGACTGCGCGCCCACCGTGCAGGGCTGCACCGCCGACATCGGCTACTGCGGCGTGGTCGGCCACAACGCCATCCTCGATCGACTGATGGACGACCTGATCGAGTACCGCGCGCTGATCCTGGAAAAGGCCAAGGCGCGTCGGCCCTTGTCCGAGATCAGCCGCGCCGTGGATGCGCTCTGCGCGAAGCACGGCTACGACCCGCGCCACAAGGCCTATCCCTTCGAGACGCTGGCGCACCGCATCGAGAAGCTCAAGGACGATGGCAAGAAGAGCCACCTGAAGATCGCCAACTTCGGCGTGCGCAATGTCAGCGAACTGCTGCGCGACAGGATCCGCGGCGCGCGCGAGGGCTGGAATCCGATCTGGAACAGCAGCGAGGCCTCCAACCACGTGCCCACGCCGGGCCTCTGGGCGGTGGAGCCGCACCTGGGCTTCCGCGACGTCGGCGCCAAGTGGGAGGAACTGCTGGTGGTGACCGGGGACGACGCCTTCTGGCTCGACGACGATGTGCCGCATGTACGGCGCTGGATCGAGCGGGGGTTGTGGAAGCAGGCGGCGTAA
- a CDS encoding ABC transporter ATP-binding protein, with protein MSAILSIKGLTKTYASGLQALKSVDLEIRKGEIFALLGPNGAGKTTLISIICGIVTASSGSVVADGHDIRRDYRDARMKIGLVPQELTTDTFETVWATVTLSRGLFGRAPNPAFIEKVLRDLSLWDKRNDKIMTLSGGMKRRVMIAKALSHEPTILFLDEPTAGVDVELRRDMWELVRELRKNGVTVILTTHYIDEAEEMADRVGVIRKGELILVEDKAKLMQKLGRKQLTLQLQEPMAQIPEGLSAWNLALKDSGHVLEYSFDVHQDHSDIPALLRRLGELGVGFKDLNTAQSSLEDIFVSLVSTRTESAS; from the coding sequence ATGTCCGCGATCCTCTCGATTAAGGGCCTGACCAAGACTTACGCGTCGGGCCTGCAAGCACTCAAAAGCGTCGATCTTGAAATCCGCAAGGGCGAGATCTTCGCCCTGCTGGGTCCCAACGGGGCCGGCAAGACCACGCTGATCAGCATCATCTGCGGCATCGTCACCGCCAGCTCCGGCAGCGTGGTGGCCGACGGCCACGACATCCGCCGCGACTACCGCGACGCGCGCATGAAGATCGGCCTGGTGCCGCAGGAACTCACCACCGACACCTTCGAGACCGTGTGGGCCACGGTGACCCTGAGCCGCGGCCTGTTCGGGCGGGCGCCGAACCCGGCCTTCATCGAGAAGGTGTTGCGCGACCTGTCGCTGTGGGACAAGCGCAACGACAAGATCATGACCCTGTCCGGCGGCATGAAGCGCCGCGTGATGATCGCCAAGGCGCTGTCGCACGAGCCGACCATCCTGTTCCTGGACGAGCCCACTGCCGGTGTCGACGTGGAGCTGCGCCGCGACATGTGGGAGCTGGTGCGGGAGCTGCGCAAGAACGGCGTGACGGTGATCCTGACCACGCACTACATCGACGAGGCCGAGGAAATGGCCGACCGCGTCGGCGTGATCCGCAAGGGCGAGCTGATCCTGGTGGAGGACAAGGCGAAGCTGATGCAGAAGCTGGGACGCAAGCAACTGACGCTGCAGCTGCAGGAGCCGATGGCGCAGATTCCGGAGGGCCTGTCGGCCTGGAACCTGGCGCTGAAGGACAGCGGCCACGTGCTGGAGTACAGCTTCGACGTCCATCAGGACCATTCCGACATTCCTGCGCTGCTGCGCCGCCTGGGAGAACTGGGCGTCGGCTTCAAGGACCTCAACACCGCCCAGAGCTCGCTGGAGGACATCTTCGTCAGCCTGGTCAGCACCCGCACGGAGTCCGCGTCATGA
- a CDS encoding SDR family oxidoreductase, producing the protein MTPSQIVESGGIELAVYTWGKPGKKKPTIVLVHGYPDAASVWKATAEILAERFHVVAYDVRGAGRSSTPDHTAAYDLEHLVADLAAVVDATSPDKPVHLVCHDWGSIQCWEAVTTELMEGRIASYTSISGPSIDHASYWIMNRLRSGSPEKIAQVGRQLAHSWYIGMFQLPALAPALWRGGLDKLWPTLLEKVEGIAEVEASATQTRDGANGVNLYRANFVKRLLNPQERRTELPVQLIVPRGDKFMVQEIWDDLPQWVPNLWRREVDAGHWLQVSHPALVAAQAAEFVDFVESGNETPALKRARVREERRGKAHSGKLVVITGAGSGFGRETALLFAEAGADVIAVDINLEAAERTAELSRLLGAQAWARKTDVGSTAEMQALADWVAQELGAPDIVVNNAGVGVAGSFFDTSDADWEKVLRVNLWGVIHGSRLFGKQMIAAGKAGHIVNVASMGGFTPSRFMSAYNTSKAAVMMLSDCIRAELADRKIEVSTICPGLSITNITQSTRFVGSTPEEEARRQQKATQLYQKRNLKPQAIARAILDAVENKRAEVPVGVEAHGSRLLSRFFPALSRRLARLDVAP; encoded by the coding sequence ATGACACCCAGCCAGATCGTCGAGTCGGGCGGTATCGAACTCGCCGTGTACACCTGGGGCAAGCCCGGGAAGAAGAAGCCGACCATCGTGCTGGTGCACGGCTACCCCGACGCCGCCAGCGTCTGGAAGGCGACCGCCGAGATTCTCGCGGAGCGCTTCCACGTGGTGGCCTACGACGTGCGTGGCGCCGGCCGGTCCAGCACACCGGATCACACCGCGGCCTATGATCTGGAGCATCTGGTCGCCGACCTCGCGGCCGTGGTCGATGCCACCAGCCCGGACAAGCCGGTGCACCTGGTCTGCCACGACTGGGGTTCGATCCAGTGCTGGGAGGCGGTGACCACCGAACTCATGGAAGGCCGCATCGCTTCCTATACCTCGATCTCGGGCCCGAGCATCGACCACGCCAGCTACTGGATCATGAACCGCCTGCGCAGCGGTTCGCCGGAGAAGATCGCCCAGGTCGGCCGGCAGCTGGCGCACAGCTGGTACATCGGCATGTTCCAGCTGCCGGCGCTGGCGCCGGCGCTGTGGCGCGGCGGCCTGGACAAGCTCTGGCCGACCCTGCTGGAGAAGGTGGAGGGCATCGCCGAGGTCGAGGCCAGCGCGACGCAGACCCGTGACGGCGCCAATGGCGTGAACCTGTACCGGGCCAACTTCGTCAAGCGCCTGCTCAATCCGCAGGAGCGCCGTACCGAGCTGCCGGTGCAGCTGATCGTGCCGCGCGGCGACAAGTTCATGGTGCAGGAAATCTGGGACGACCTGCCGCAGTGGGTCCCCAACCTGTGGCGCCGCGAGGTCGATGCCGGCCACTGGCTGCAGGTCAGCCATCCGGCGCTGGTGGCGGCGCAGGCGGCCGAGTTCGTCGACTTCGTCGAGAGCGGCAACGAGACGCCCGCACTCAAGCGCGCCCGCGTGCGCGAGGAGCGGCGCGGCAAGGCGCACAGCGGCAAGCTGGTGGTGATCACCGGCGCCGGGTCCGGCTTCGGCCGCGAGACCGCGCTGCTGTTCGCAGAGGCCGGTGCCGACGTCATCGCGGTGGACATCAACCTGGAAGCCGCCGAGCGCACCGCCGAACTGTCGCGGCTGCTCGGCGCCCAGGCCTGGGCCCGCAAGACCGACGTCGGCAGCACCGCCGAGATGCAGGCGCTGGCCGACTGGGTCGCCCAGGAACTGGGCGCGCCGGACATCGTCGTCAACAATGCCGGCGTCGGCGTGGCCGGGTCCTTCTTCGACACCAGCGATGCCGACTGGGAGAAGGTGCTGCGCGTCAATCTCTGGGGTGTGATCCACGGTTCGCGCCTGTTCGGCAAGCAGATGATCGCCGCCGGCAAGGCTGGCCACATCGTCAACGTCGCCTCCATGGGCGGCTTCACGCCCTCGCGCTTCATGTCGGCCTACAACACCAGCAAGGCCGCGGTGATGATGCTCAGCGACTGCATTCGCGCCGAGCTGGCCGACCGCAAGATCGAGGTCAGCACCATCTGCCCGGGCCTGTCGATCACCAACATCACGCAGAGCACGCGCTTCGTCGGCAGCACGCCGGAAGAGGAGGCGCGCCGCCAGCAGAAGGCGACCCAGCTCTACCAGAAGCGCAACCTCAAGCCGCAGGCCATTGCCCGCGCGATCCTCGACGCGGTGGAGAACAAGCGTGCCGAGGTGCCCGTGGGTGTCGAGGCCCATGGTTCGCGCCTGCTGTCGCGTTTCTTCCCGGCGCTGTCGCGCCGTCTCGCGCGCCTCGACGTCGCGCCCTGA